The sequence below is a genomic window from Clostridiales bacterium.
GATTCTACCCGTTCTTCTTCCGCTTCGTTGGCGGCAGTTTGCCAGTGGCAATCTCGTACATGTTGTCCATCTGCCGCTCAAGCATTCGCAGTTCCTTCGAACCGAACGCGAACTCCAGGGTGTACTTGAACAAGTTGGCAAGAATCGCGAACAGGGCGACTACTGTGAGCGCCTGATTCCTCTCTGAGGCTGCAACAAGGAAGCTCTGAAGCCACTCGCTCATGGCTACTCCGATGCCTTAGGTGTGGAACACAGTCTCCTGCAACAATCAGCAATGGCCTCTTCGTTCTCATCCAGCCGACTGAGGACACTCCGCAACTTGGATAACGCTCTGGCATCAAGTTGCACAACCATCTCGCCAGTGTCTCCCGGACTGTGTGACTCGAGCCGCAAGATCACCAATGGCACGAAATCAACCGCTTTGCCCTCCGAGTTGGCAACCGGGCGTATCTCCCAGGTGGCCTCTATGTCAACGAGCCGAGGCAAGAACGATGCTAGTGCCTCATGGGTCCAGGCATCAAGCTGGTCTTCGTCCGTAATCTTCATCATCTCTCGGAGAAAAGGCTCACTAGATGCGACGAGCCTGGCGAACTCGTCGTCGCCATCTGCCGCCTCCCGAAGCAGCGCCATCGAGTCATCGGCTGATCGTCGGTCACTGTCAACAGACCGTCGCACGACTAGGGCTACAACCAAGTTCTCAAGGACATCCTCAACGCTGACGCCGTGTGCGGCGGCCGCGTCCTTGACTACATCCTCGTCAAAGTAGTCTGCGTGGGTCTTGGACAAATCAACAACCGCCTGACGAAGCGCATCATCCATCTGGAGGAAGGTCTTCAGATCCTTCTGGAAGCTCTTGTTGGTCGCAAGGCGGCCAAGATCAGGGATTCCCCTCATGAACATCTGTGCCACTTCGGTGTCCCCTTTCTATGCGGCATTCAGGCGAAGCGTACCCGAAAGACCTAACAGAATGCTAATCCACGCCTTACTGTCACTCTTGTCCGCCCAACGTCTGACGGATAACCTGCGAGCGAAGCGAGTCAGGTTGATCCGTTTGTTGGGCGGCGCCGCCCGCAGACGGGACAGCGCCCTCACATTCTACTCGTCATCGGATGGTCCCTGCTCGCGGTCGCCCGACCGCATCGGCCCGGGCTTCCCGCCCGTCAGGTAGCACACGAGGGCGAGAAGGCCGACGAGAAGGACGACTAAGGCCGCAATCGCAGCCGGGTCATCGGTCACCCGCGTGACGCCCAGTACAAGTGCGACGAACACTGCACTCGTGAACCAGCCCTGCCACCTCACGGGCCGCCATCCGAATCCGACACGACGAGCGTTGAACCACGACTTGCTCGTAACCGGTGCGTTCATATGCACTCCAGTCACCCTGCTGCAGAGGGACGGCCCACCGCTACCCGACCTGCGACCACGTCCACGAACACCAGATGATCGCCCCGCATACGACGACGCCGACACCGATGAGGAAGTTGTCGTACGCGCCTGGGTACGGCAGACCCATAAGGTTGAAGACGACCCAGACGGCCGCCGCAACGATGCAGATCCACCGGATCGCCGGGTACGGCACCACCAGCGACAGCACCATCATCACGATGGGGGTCAGCATCACGGCCGCGACGGCGACCCACATCCACTGGGTAGCCGGGACACCCGCCAGCTCACCCGCCGTGTAGTCACCCGCAAAGATTCGAAGCACGTCCCCGAGCAGGAAGACCAGCATCAGGGATCCCCATAGAGCCGACAGGATGACCCTCACATCGACCATCGTTCGCACGCCCCCTCCAGCAGAAGCGCTCATGCTGCGCTCGCAGCCACGGATACAACGACCTTCGCGCGCGCATGTCCCTCGTCCAGGTACTCGAAGGCGCGCGCGGTCTCGCTCAGCGGATACGTCCTATCGATGACAGGCGTCACCGTGCCGGCCTCGATGAGCTCACCCAGCGCGAGCAGGCTCTGGGTGTCGGTGAGAGCCATGAAGACCCGACCCTGCTGTCGGACGAACATCGAGGAGATCGCTGCGGCGATCACCCAACTCATACCCGCGTGGCCGCTGCTCGGGAGGAGCAGCCCGTCGGGCTCGAGCACGCGCCTGGTGTCCGAGAGCGAGTGGCTGCCCACGTTGTCCAGAATCACGTCGTAGCGCGCGCTGCCTTTGGTGAAGTCTTCCTTCGTGTAGTCGATGACGTGGTCGGCGCCGAGCGAGCGGAGACCATCTCTACGTTGCCCGTGCTGCAGACCCCGGTCACCTCGGCACCGAGCGCCTTCGCGATCTGCACCGCGAACGTCCCGACGCCACCCGACGCGCCGTTGATGAGCACCTTGTGTCCTGGGCGGACCTTGCCGTGGTCGCGGAGGGCCTGGAGCGCCGTGCATGCGGACGTGGGCACCGCCGCTGC
It includes:
- a CDS encoding zinc-binding dehydrogenase; its protein translation is MILDNVGSHSLSDTRRVLEPDGLLLPSSGHAGMSWVIAAAISSMFVRQQGRVFMALTDTQSLLALGELIEAGTVTPVIDRTYPLSETARAFEYLDEGHARAKVVVSVAASAA